Below is a genomic region from Gemmatimonadota bacterium.
TCGTGCGGTGCCCCCATCGCCGCTCAATCGGGATGGAAGCAAAAGGCATCACCCGACCTATAGAACTCCTCGGCGAGTCCAAATCCGGAAGCAGGCTCCCTATAATCGCGCATGCGACCGCGGGAAGATTGCGGTGAAAGGACATGGAAAAGAGCGAAAAGGAACTCGCCACAGTGAGCAGCCCAAATGCAATGTGTGTAGGTGCAGTCATCGTTTGAACCTGTACATGAAGAATCGAATGCCTACCAGAATCGCACTGCCAATACCTGCCAGCACATAACCCTCCATACTCCCGATACCGCGCATAAAAAATCGCGCCGCGACCACGACCAGCAGGATCAGCACCACGGCGAACGTGAGATCGATCTGATCTCGCGCGCCGGTGTGGGACACATCTCGTACCGCGGATCGCGTCACTGCCGGTTCTTTGCGAAGCCGTTCCACAATCTCAATAATAGCGCGCGGATTGCCGGCACTCTGTTGTAATACGCGAGTCTCGGTCAGGGCGTAGTCTTCTATGTCGGCGCCCGCGGCACACTGACGGATGAGTTTTTTCGCGTCCGCGGCACACAGGTGCTCTATTTCTACGCGGTCGAACCTCCAGAAGTATTTCTCGTATGGCTTCCGTACTTCTGGCAGAGCAGCGATAATGGTAAACTTGCGGTTGAGTTTGTCGATCAATCGCCCGACGGAGGCGGTCATATCCGACAGGTCATCCACGATCAACACGAACTCATTTTTCTTCACCGAGCCGAGCACCATATCTGTCCAGCCCTGAATGGTTGTGCGGGTGTGTTGCTTTTTGATCGTTTCAAAGTCTGGACCATCCGGACATAGCCTACCGATTTTGTGCAGTTCCTTCGCAATATTTATCAGGGCTTCCTTCGCCGGCGAAAGCGTCTTTACCACGAGCACATTTTCCGCATTGAGCAACGCGAGCAAATGACTTTTGCCCACGCCAATCGGACCGAGCAATAGTGTGTCAATACCCTTGCTCAAGTTGTCTGTGAGTTGACACAATTCCTCATCGCGTCCCACTGTCTTTCCCATCTCGACTCTCGACCGCGCAAAAAATCTGTAATTGCGATTCTTCTGGCGCGACCACCACCGCGACAACCGCGACCTGCGGTCAATGCGATCAACAGAACGCCGCTTTTGCTCTTCACTAATAGAGATATAGATGGAGGCCGTCTCAATGGACGCATGCCCCATCAGGTCCTTGATCCGCTCGACCGGCACATCCCGATCTGCCAGGTCAGTGCCGAAGGTATGCCTGAGCATGTGCGGATGGACGTGGCGGATCCCAGCGCGCTGCGCGCAGGTCTTCAGGGCTGCCCACACGGTCTTGCGGCTGAGTTGCTGTCCATTGCGGAGATTGCAAATGACGTACTCGGAATCCGAAAACCGACGGGACTCCAGCCATTCTCGGAGCACATCCTGCACCTCGGAGTTCATCGGAACAACGCGCTCTTTGCCACGCTTATCCGCAAAGCGAAGGCTCGGTGTGTCCGTTGACCAGTGGATATTGTCAACCGTGAGTGAACACGCTTCGGATACGCGCAGACCACACATCGAGAGCACGGCAATGAGCGCGCGATCACGCGAATTCATGCGTACGGATTTGAGTGCTTCAAGCTCGTGTTGCGCGAGAGCTTTTGGCAGCTTCTGTGATGGAACTGCACGGGGTGGTACTGCTGGACGAGTTACGAGTGATTGGTGAACCATGAGAAATACCCTCCTGTATGGGTTAGAATTGAAACTTCGTGCCCTTCAAATAGTGCAAAAACCGTGCCAAAATTCGCAAAAAACCCGTAACTGCTTGCAGGAGAGCGTGTTTTTAAAAAATGCCCAAAAAAGGACATGCAGAGAAGTGTGTCATATGACACAGTTGGTGTTTCAAATGAAACAGTAACTGTTCCAAATGAAACAGTTTGATTAGAAGAAAATAAGTGAGTTATTAGAGAGATTACACAAAAAATGCCCTGAAGAACACAGGGCATAAGGGAATTAAAAATCCCGAAGGTGAGATAAATTTACCGATAATTTGTGCGTTGCCAGAAGCATCAGAGGATGTTTTCTCTTCACCCCCAAATTGGCTTGAGTTTGATGGCGGAATTATTTCATCTTTCGGAGACCAACCACAATTGATATCGCATAGGATAAGAGCGGTGAAAAATAAATGATTCAAAGGCATAGCGCGAGATGTGTCAAAGCAATCCGCACCTTTTCATTTTATTCCTCAAAACCATCCTCGAGATACCCAGGATCTCAGCCGCGTGGGCTTGATTCCCACCTGTTCGCCGCAATGCTTCTTGGATCAGTGCCTTCTCGACCGCGGGCCAATTCATCTGTTTATCGGATAGGGATTGCACCACCTGGTCAACGACACGCTCCGCGGGCATTGATGATATTTCTGTGATCGAGGAATTCTCAACGAGATCAAAACCCAGATCTTCCGCCTCGCTCCTGCGCCACAAACCGATCCAGTCTGGCTTGCACCCTACTCGCCTCTTTGCGAAGAGCCTGGTAGCGCACCGTGCGCTGGATAGCGGCATTCAGGTCCTCTACCTTGAAGGGTTTGCTGAAGAAATCAAACGCCCCTTCTCGCAACGCGCGAAACGCATTCTCGGACTCTTTAACCCCGGTAATCACAATCACCTCGGTCTCAGGAGCGACAGACCGCACCCGCCGAAACACCTCAAGTCCATCCATCTTAGGCATCTTCACATCCGTAATCACAATATCCACAGCCTGGCTCTCCACCACCTCCACCCCCTTCTCGCCATCTGCCGCTTCGATAACCGTATGCCCCCTCGCAATGAGGAACTTCCCGATCGAAGACCGAATATGTGCATCGTCATCGATCACCAGAACCGTCATGCTAACCTGATCATTCATTCTTATTTCCCCCAATTATTCGCAAGCGTTTGTTCGAGATTTTGAAAAAATAAGACGGGAATGGCAAAAAGCAAGATCACGCAACCAGAATACAGGCAGATTATGTTTTTGTGCATTTTAATGTTTTTATGCATCTCGGCGCATATGATACCACCATTGACGACCCAGGATGGCTAAAAGTGAATCAGCAAAGCTGGGACAAGTGTTGACAGACGCCCGCAGCATGTTATTTTTTTATGTATCGGGAAGTTCTGAGAATACACACTCGAACACCGGAGATTCGAAAATGAAAATTCAACAAAATAGTCATCGAGGCTATCGAAGATCTGGTCAATGAACAAGAGACGGAACAGAGGATCGAAGAACGTACTCAGAAGCCGTCGTCGATTCGGTAGCGTCAAAAACTTGTCAGGAGTGCCAATTTAAGAGAGGTAAGGTATGGAAAAATTAAAATTATTTGAGCAAGTCGTTAAATATATTGGCGAATACCTCGAGACCGATGTGACCCATCTTAAAATGGAGTCTCGAGTAGCTTCTGCTATTCCAGATCTGGATTCCCTTAAACTCTTTGAGATGATTCTATATTTGGAGGATTGCTTCGAAATAGAATTTGATGAATCCATTATAGCAAATATCGACACAGTACAGGAGTTGGTAACATATATCCAAGTTCTAAGAACATCTAAAGCGTCTTCTGCTTCAACGGTTTAGCACGCCAAAGTAAGAGTTCGATCCCATTTAGGAGATTTAAACAATGAAACGAGTACTTTTGACGACGGTGCCTAAAGAGGCTCTCATTGAGTCAGATGGCGTGGGCGGAAACTGGTACGATAAAACAGATACGTACATGGCTTGGACCTGTGCTGTGGATATAGAAGACCGACTCTCTGTGACTTGTCCCCCAACTGGCTTGAAATTTATCAAAGCCAATGTACCGGATATTGAAATTCTGGAATATCCAACGTGGCAGGAATATCTTAACGCGCTACAAGCCGAAAACTGGGACATGGTGGGTATTAGCTTCTATACTTGGTCAACACCGGTTGCCATTGAGATGGCTAAAGTCGCCAAACTCGCAGGCATCAAAGAAATATGGGGTGGAAATTATGGTGCCATTGGCCCTGGATTGGAGCCGTATTTCACACGTCTCGTCAAAGGCCCCGGAGAATATGTTGTCCACCAATATGTTTATGACCGTCCGCTGACTCATATTCACCACCCGCCTCTGCTCGGTAAAAGCAGTTTTCGGGGTGTGAGTTCTCCTGTGGGTTACTTGTACTCAAAGCGGGGCTGCAATGTGGGGTGTACCTTCTGTTCGACTCCCATTTTTAATCCTCGTGAAGATGCAATCGCCATGAACGACTTACAAGAAGCACTTGATGTCTATCAAGAAAAAAAAGTGGCTCATGTCATCATTTATGATGAGAGCTTCTTTCTGCGAAATCATCTTGCAAATCTTGTGGTTGATGCTTTGGCAGAACGAGACCTCCCGTGGATATGTTTAACACGGGCAGATTTGATCCGTGGGCGAATAGGGAAGTTAACGGATCGGTGCATGGATGGCGCAATCATCGGAATAGAATCCTACAAGGATGCCAATCATGCTGATGTGCGGAAACGTGATGATGTTTATAATGTCCGCGAAACCATTAAAGAATTAAACCAATATGGCCGCAGAGCTTTGGGTACGTTTATGGTCGGGTTTGAGCGAGATAGTATTGAAGACATGGAGACCGATGTCAGACAACTTGCCCAAGAAGGTCTTTTTGCCTGTCAATTAACGCTACTAACACCCTTTCATGGTACCAAGCTTTACAAACAGATGGAACACCTTATCAATGAACCAGATCTAGGCAAATTCGATCTCTACCATTTAGTCTGGGAGCATCCTAAGATGACAGCAGACGAAGCGAGAGAACTACTGGCTTGGGCTCAGAGACTTGTCAACGATCCTGCCTTAATCTCGCGTAAGATCAAGGCTGATTTTAAAGAAATGCTCCGAAAAAAAATCTTGTTAAAAAGAAAGTCTATGGCAAGAAGTAGTTTAAGAACAAATAATCCACAATTAGCGGCCTCAGCAGAGGCAGCATCCACCTAACATCGAATAACTCGGTACGTGGTGTGGTGGTTGCTTTAGCCGACTGTGCCTATGCTCCGGTAACCGATGTCAAAGTAATCTTGCGGGTACCAAACGTATGCAGGATAGAAACTACGCAGAATTGGCAGAGGAGACATCATGAGACCTTTAAAGATTTTATTCGTGCAATTGGGATTTGACAAACGATATCCAGACGTATCAACACTGGCTACGACTTACAATGATGGAATTTATTACGTGGCATCATTTGTAATGCAACAATTTCCTAACGCTCAGATTGACATGTGTCAAATGTTTTGGGACGAAGATCCCACTTCCTTTCCGATAGAAAGCTACGATTATATCATGGTGTCTGCATTGGCTACCCATTTTTGGTCTAATATTGGTATAATGGAATTCCTCAAAAGCTGCAAGTCTTCCCAATGTACGCTGATAATGGGTGGACCTCACGCGACTTTCGCGCCCTACGAAGCACTGGAGTACGCAGATTTTGTCATTTTAGGAGAAGGAGAAATTCCTGCAGTCCAACTGATCACCTGTTTGGAAACAGGCGGTCATCTTGAGGATGTGGAGAATCTCTGTTATATTGGGGAAGATGGTTTGTTAGTCATAAACAAATTTACCTACTATGGTGACATAGGGAACATGATTAATCCCACTCTGTTGAAGAAGGCCCCCCGACTTCATTGGGCAACGGTTTCGATGTCCCGTGGGTGTCCGTTTGACTGCTCGTTCTGCTATGCAATCCGTATCCTTGGGCGCAAATTTAGAACGAAAAGTGTTGAGAACATCCGGCAAGAACTCGATAGCATTTACCACCAAACGGGATGTCTCCGCTTCTATGTCACCGATCTCAATTTCACGACTCGAAAAGATTTCTGTTATGATGTCGCCGATGCAGTCTGCGGCAGTGGGTACAAATTCATCGCCATGAGTCGCGTTGAGATTGCTGATTCTCTCGACTTGCTCCTGACGCTTAAAGAAGCGGGATTTGGAGAATATTGCTTGGGGGTTGAGTCTGAAGATCCGGGCGTATTGAACGCTTTCAACAAACGTTACGATGCAGCAAAACAGACTTCGCGCCTGTTGACGTTTGCAGAACACGATATTTTTACGCATTCGGCGATTATTTTTGGATTGGAGTCTCAGGATGAAAGTGCTATGGAATATACTGCCCGCTGGTGTGCGGATGCGCGTCTTGTCCACCCGACCTTCGTATGCCTTGCAGAATATCCCTTCCAAAACTTGCTCTTTGGCTCCCGCCAAGATATAGAAGATTATCGTATTATCATGCATGTGCCGACGTATCAACACTACTCCTTCGTCGGTATTTTTCCGCGGCACATGCGGCCGAGCCACTTACAGCGTGTGATTTATTCAAGTTATGAGATTTTCTTTAAGCGAGCGTTTGAGATTGAAAGCCGTCCACAAAGGCGCATGCGATTGAAAGCATACCAGCGTAGCGTCGCATTAAGTAAAAAGGGAATGGAAATGCATGCCCAGTTTCTGGAAACATTAGAAAAGCCCTACTATACACCCACAGGACAATTAAAAGAGGATCTCTTGAAAGCCGATTTTGAAGAGAAACATGGCTCCCTCCGAGAATGGCTTATCAAATCCACTAAACGAGATACACAATTTCTTACGGATTCCAGCAAATGAGTAACAAACCTTACCCGACTGTCGTTCACGCCTTCGCCGACAGCCTTGAGAAAAATCCTGAGAAGACTGCAATTCATATCACTGACAGTGGACTTAAAGATGTGTTTGCACTTTCGTATGCTGATCTTTATCGAGAGGCATGTTGTGTAGCGAAGGGGTTTAAGGCATTGCACATTGTCGCCAAAGACCGGTTAATCATCGCATTGCCCACCTCACGAGAATTTTTCGCTGTTTACTTCGGTGCGTTGTTCACAGGCGTCATACCGATTATTGTGCCGGGGCCACAACGCAATTGGGATCGAAAGTTTTACGCCGAAAGACTAGAGGAGGTTGCTCAAGCTGTCGACACTCGGTATGTCATCGTGCCTTCTGCTGTGCATGAGGAGAATGAGAGGGAACAATTTTCTCTGCTAACTCTAATCACCATAGAACAACTCCGACAATATGGCGAGATATCAAACCTGAAGTTAGTCACCGATGAAACAGACATCGCCCATTTACAAGCCACATCAGGATCTACAGGTATTCCTAAGTTCGCTATCGTTCGTCACGGCAATATCGCGGCGAATGTGTCTGCAATCGGGATAGCCATCCAACATCGTGCTGAGGATTCGTTAGTGACTTGGTTGCCTTTTTTTCATGACATGGGGCTTATTGGCATTTCATACGCACTTTTTTGGCAGTGTCCACTTATC
It encodes:
- a CDS encoding tyrosine-type recombinase/integrase: MVHQSLVTRPAVPPRAVPSQKLPKALAQHELEALKSVRMNSRDRALIAVLSMCGLRVSEACSLTVDNIHWSTDTPSLRFADKRGKERVVPMNSEVQDVLREWLESRRFSDSEYVICNLRNGQQLSRKTVWAALKTCAQRAGIRHVHPHMLRHTFGTDLADRDVPVERIKDLMGHASIETASIYISISEEQKRRSVDRIDRRSRLSRWWSRQKNRNYRFFARSRVEMGKTVGRDEELCQLTDNLSKGIDTLLLGPIGVGKSHLLALLNAENVLVVKTLSPAKEALINIAKELHKIGRLCPDGPDFETIKKQHTRTTIQGWTDMVLGSVKKNEFVLIVDDLSDMTASVGRLIDKLNRKFTIIAALPEVRKPYEKYFWRFDRVEIEHLCAADAKKLIRQCAAGADIEDYALTETRVLQQSAGNPRAIIEIVERLRKEPAVTRSAVRDVSHTGARDQIDLTFAVVLILLVVVAARFFMRGIGSMEGYVLAGIGSAILVGIRFFMYRFKR
- a CDS encoding response regulator, whose translation is MNDQVSMTVLVIDDDAHIRSSIGKFLIARGHTVIEAADGEKGVEVVESQAVDIVITDVKMPKMDGLEVFRRVRSVAPETEVIVITGVKESENAFRALREGAFDFFSKPFKVEDLNAAIQRTVRYQALRKEASRVQARLDRFVAQERGGRSGF
- a CDS encoding acyl carrier protein; protein product: MEKLKLFEQVVKYIGEYLETDVTHLKMESRVASAIPDLDSLKLFEMILYLEDCFEIEFDESIIANIDTVQELVTYIQVLRTSKASSASTV
- a CDS encoding radical SAM protein → MKRVLLTTVPKEALIESDGVGGNWYDKTDTYMAWTCAVDIEDRLSVTCPPTGLKFIKANVPDIEILEYPTWQEYLNALQAENWDMVGISFYTWSTPVAIEMAKVAKLAGIKEIWGGNYGAIGPGLEPYFTRLVKGPGEYVVHQYVYDRPLTHIHHPPLLGKSSFRGVSSPVGYLYSKRGCNVGCTFCSTPIFNPREDAIAMNDLQEALDVYQEKKVAHVIIYDESFFLRNHLANLVVDALAERDLPWICLTRADLIRGRIGKLTDRCMDGAIIGIESYKDANHADVRKRDDVYNVRETIKELNQYGRRALGTFMVGFERDSIEDMETDVRQLAQEGLFACQLTLLTPFHGTKLYKQMEHLINEPDLGKFDLYHLVWEHPKMTADEARELLAWAQRLVNDPALISRKIKADFKEMLRKKILLKRKSMARSSLRTNNPQLAASAEAAST
- a CDS encoding radical SAM protein; this translates as MRPLKILFVQLGFDKRYPDVSTLATTYNDGIYYVASFVMQQFPNAQIDMCQMFWDEDPTSFPIESYDYIMVSALATHFWSNIGIMEFLKSCKSSQCTLIMGGPHATFAPYEALEYADFVILGEGEIPAVQLITCLETGGHLEDVENLCYIGEDGLLVINKFTYYGDIGNMINPTLLKKAPRLHWATVSMSRGCPFDCSFCYAIRILGRKFRTKSVENIRQELDSIYHQTGCLRFYVTDLNFTTRKDFCYDVADAVCGSGYKFIAMSRVEIADSLDLLLTLKEAGFGEYCLGVESEDPGVLNAFNKRYDAAKQTSRLLTFAEHDIFTHSAIIFGLESQDESAMEYTARWCADARLVHPTFVCLAEYPFQNLLFGSRQDIEDYRIIMHVPTYQHYSFVGIFPRHMRPSHLQRVIYSSYEIFFKRAFEIESRPQRRMRLKAYQRSVALSKKGMEMHAQFLETLEKPYYTPTGQLKEDLLKADFEEKHGSLREWLIKSTKRDTQFLTDSSK